The Erigeron canadensis isolate Cc75 chromosome 4, C_canadensis_v1, whole genome shotgun sequence genome window below encodes:
- the LOC122598301 gene encoding uncharacterized protein LOC122598301, which produces MVQDAVMPIYEQLLDTHQRLSQVPNTPPTQTYVDALGTRSRHTRMVGHVVRGTRGLNVPLPEDIEQPFPAQQSPSYNVNDMFAQGSTWTQSSFKDGPSTSSSHAGPSTSRAPTQRLGSDSDSDDESD; this is translated from the exons ATGGTGCAGGACGCGGTTATGCCCATTTAT GAGCAGCTTCTTGATACCCACCAAAGACTTTCCCAAGTGCCCAATACCCCGCCTACGCAGACATATGTGGACGCTTTAGGGACACGATCGAGACATACTCGTATGGTTGGGCATGTGGTTAGGGGAACACGTGGACTGAATGTCCCCCTCCCAGAGGATATAGAGCAACCCTTCCCAGCCCAGCAGTCACCGTCCTATAACGTCAATGATATGTTCGCCCAGGGTAGCACTTGGACCCAGTCATCATTCAAAGACGGACCTAGCACGTCATCATCCCATGCTGGGCCTAGCACGTCACGGGCCCCCACACAGCGGTTGggtagtgatagtgatagtgatgatgaaagtgattag